In Antedon mediterranea chromosome 10, ecAntMedi1.1, whole genome shotgun sequence, one genomic interval encodes:
- the LOC140060674 gene encoding selenoprotein N-like, translating into MVKSTNKVDTDKVNKGKNDTKVSQKRRPGCRFIVACLVVIVAVSVGVFLRERHRRMVEEMEEIFSTHFGDNALQIFKSFDRDGDGYIDIFEFEPIIGRLVEMEENEPFLLEEEEVDPNEEVLTVQSFFKPLLQETMSKRKDLLSMNADSLIGLNNWKVAAKPIEGFPVSKFKAFLPDQVLPVGEAYTVISSNLNMLTTQISSNRFYPPKVKGKEVIVYKLLSMFHEKPFVRSRFGPQGAVALIRAQNAFYVDVVFRIHAEFQLNVPPSNPFWFTPAQFTGNIIMRKDATHVRSFNLYVPTNKSLNVDMEWLNGPSETENMEVDIGFMPQMELNADMASEQITLYDEQGNILNQPDLSQKQPLENIIWDEEVTQEEALKTLEVKLYPFKKVSYFSFEEAFRKAESEKKLVHSLLLWGALDDQSCUGSGRTLRESALESSPVLQLLQDNFISSWSLVDELKNLQKNSADQAAGQFASLSLDAYTFPVEILVQFPNGTVVNHINANDLLDKSSDDSESNILSIFTDPLTSSYDKFLRESLAKAGMSS; encoded by the exons ATGGTCAAATCAACGAATAAAGTAGACACTGATAAAGTGAACAAGGGAAAAAACGATACAAAAGTTTCCCAAAAGCGTAGGCCAGGTTGTCGTTTTATTGTAGCCTGTTTAGTTGTGATCGTGGCAGTTTCGGTAGGGGTTTTTCTACGCGAAAGACACCGGCGAATGGTGGAAGAGATGGAGGAAATTTTCAGTACACACTTTGGTGACAATGCTCTACAAATTTTTAAATCGTTTGATCGCGATGGAGATGGGTACATTGATATATTTGAGTTTGAACCCATCATTGGCAGGCTTGTTGAAATG GAAGAAAATGAACCGTTTTTATTAGAAGAAGAGGAAGTGGATCCAAACGAAGAGGTGCTCACTGTCCAATCTTTCTTTAAACCTTTACTTCAGGAAACTATGTCCAAACGTAAAGATTTACTATCT ATGAATGCAGATTCATTAATCGGCTTAAACAACTGGAAGGTTGCAGCAAAACCAATAGAAGGCTTTCCAGTGTCAAAGTTCAAAGCATTTCTACCAGATCAAGTTTTGCCAGTAGGAGAAGCATACACAGTGATTTCTTCAAACTTAAACATGTTAACTACGCAGATATCCAGTAATCGTTTCTATCCCCCAAAAGTAAAAGGAAAAGAGGTGATCGTTTACAAGTTACTGTCAATGTTCCATGAAAAGCCATTTGTACGTTCAAGGTTTGGACCACAAGGGGCCGTGGCTCTTATCAGGGCCCAGAATGCTTTCTATGTTGATGTTGTCTTTAG AATACATGCTGAGTTTCAGTTAAACGTGCCTCCATCCAATCCATTTTGGTTTACACCAGCACAATTTACGGGCAACATCATAATGCGAAAAGATGCAACCCATGTCAGATCATTTAATCTATATGTGCCAACAAATAAGAGCCTTAATGTTG ATATGGAATGGTTGAATGGTCCAAGTGAGACTGAAAACATGGAAGTCGACATTGGCTTTATGCCACAGATGGAACTAAATGCAGATATGGCTTCAGAGCAG ATAACACTTTATGATGAGCAGGGAAACATCTTGAATCAGCCTGACCTTAGTCAGAAACAGCCATTAGAAAACATCATTTGGGATGAGGAGGTTACACAAGAAGAAGCTTTAAAAACATTAGAGGTTAAACTTTATCCATTTAAAAAG GTTtcctatttttcatttgaagaAGCATTTAGAAAAGCAGAAAGTGAAAAAAAACTTGTGCATTCACTGCTCTTGTGGGGAGCATTAGATGATCAATCCTGCTGAG gtTCGGGGCGGACTCTTCGAGAGAGTGCTCTCGAGAGTTCGCCCGTACTGCAACTCCTTCAGGATAATTTCATTAGCTCTTGGTCGTTAGTTGATGAATTGAAGAATTTGCAGAAGAACTCTGCTGACCAGGCAGCTGGTCAATTTGCATCACTCTCTTTAGATGCTTACAC TTTTCCAGTAGAAATCTTGGTTCAGTTTCCAAATGGTACAGTTGTAAATCATATCAATGCTAATGATTTACTTGACAAAAGCAGTGATGATTCAGAATCAAATATTCTAAG CATTTTTACAGATCCACTTACCAGTTCCTACGATAAATTTTTGCGAGAGAGTCTTGCCAAGGCTGGGATGAGTTCATAA
- the LOC140060196 gene encoding AP-5 complex subunit mu-1-like, which translates to MSIRAVWVVPLPGFSSEKVIFSRTFTTVERRAKVFDDEDYVHIPNEIEFYSALMDQLGLRQPQQQFVESRDSCSKEFQKPVFELKTKNGALWPVIVFEQNSLLFCCLSLVEQGCKLRPPLINIPGLSQGFSLLVNMADFLGPVPRDADKFSAQIQDLFVYMTQAAPFGTPINTNPATVRAVLLSKQIPQVPSQSRQPAWKPVLSKVKPQLQFTISEQIRAVQYDSNNVKDVWDVYGTVTCKAELEGMIPDVSMALSVPSDATPLDHLIVNPCVHQADAQIDGGIKFSGRRGSTAPLMRKIRFTPPLEMFTLCHYTSSSIPQLPIQAYYQMKGDQQSVKILIQLKLCSTVKNMFEYCEVQIPFFNRGLIQKVDAVQSIGSIITSSDKRRIGWNIGQKFPSRLLEVSLQATVEFGDVSEIQGANVFDDPFCVDLNSYAQIFFKILEYTHSRCDIDQRSVQVHPSAKVKLKTVREFFSSDYKVWNCHGDAQSAFMPTQLP; encoded by the exons ATGAGTATTCGTGCAGTTTGGGTTGTGCCCCTACCAGGGTTCAGTTCAgaaaaagttatattttcaaG AACTTTTACCACAGTTGAGCGTAGAGCTAAAGTTTTTGACGATGAAGACTATGTACATATTCCAAATGAGATAGAATTTTACAGTGCCTTGATGGACCAGCTTGGGCTACGTCAGCCACAACAACAG TTTGTTGAATCTAGAGACTCTTGTAGTAAAGAATTCCAAAAGCCTGTCTTTGAATTGAAAACCAAAAATGGCGCTCTTTGGCCTGTCATCGTCTTTGAACAG aataGTTTACTGTTCTGTTGTTTGTCATTGGTAGAACAAGGCTGTAAATTACGACCACCACTCATTAACAT CCCAGGATTATCTCAGGGATTTTCTTTACTAGTAAACATGGCAGATTTTCTTGGCCCAGTGCCAAGAGATGCAGATAAA TTTTCAGCTCAAATTCAAGATCTGTTTGTATATATGACTCAAGCAGCACCATTTGGTACACCTATAAACACTAACCCTGCCACAGTGAGAGCAGTACTACTAAGCAAACAGATACCACAAGTACCAAGCCAAAGCAGG CAACCTGCATGGAAACCTGTTCTGTCAAAGGTGAAGCCACAGCTACAGTTCACAATATCTGAACAGATCCGTGCTGTGCAGTATGATTCAAATAATGTAAAAGATGTATGGGATGTCTATGGTACAGTTACTTGTAAG GCTGAGCTTGAAGGTATGATACCAGATGTAAGCATGGCATTATCAGTGCCTTCTGATGCTACTCCATTAGATCATCTGATTGTGAATCCATGTGTTCACCAGGCAGATGCACAAATAGACGGAG GTATTAAATTTAGTGGTAGACGAGGAAGCACAGCCCCCTTGATGAGAAAGATTAGATTTACCCCTCCTCTGGAAATGTTCACTCTATGTCACTACACCTCGTCTTCTATCCCTCAATTGCCTATTCAAGCATACTATCAAATGAAAGGAGACCAGCAATCTGTTAAGATTCTAATACAACTCAAACTATGTAGTACAGTCAAGAACATGTTTGAGTATTGTGAAGTACAAATTCCATTTTTTAATAG AGGTTTAATTCAAAAGGTTGATGCAGTTCAAAGTATAGGAAGCATTATTACAAGTAGTGATAAAAGACGAATTGGCTGGAAcattggacagaaatttccATCACGATTATTAGAAGTGTCTTTACAGGCCACGGTAGAATTTGGTGATGTGAGTGAAATTCAAGGCGCCAATGTTTTTGATGATCCATTCTGTGTTGATCTGAATTCATATGCACAG atattcTTTAAAATTCTTGAGTATACTCATAGTCGATGTGACATTGACCAAAGGT